The DNA sequence tattattgtgaTGTTATTAACAAAGTTAAATATTACTGCTAGAATGCAACAGGTTGGACCGTGAAAGTTAAACTAAAAGAGGAAACTAGtatcgtaaatttaaaatcaacgCTGCTCCTACATTTCCAATGTATGTATTCTTCCACTACAGATTGTTATATCTTTCCGAGTTCCACACAAAAATAActagaaagaaaatgacttaCGTACATGTGAATACCTACAAGATTTCTCCCACGACCacctatctctctctctctctcactagTTTTGCactgcaaaaaaataaagattataaaattttagtgaaGGGAACAACAACACTTGAACGATTAATAAATGATATATATACTGGTCATTCAATTCAATCCCatttgacaaattaaaaactcaATCCaatggaaaaacaattaaCAGTAGTATTCTATGAGCAGTCATTCAATAAGACGTACTACTAAgtcattaaatatataagacAACAGTGTTAATATATTTGTGTACGCTTAGAGCGTTGACTAACCCAATTAGATTCAGATCTAACAACACAAGACATAATTTTATTCCATGAGTATTTTGCATGCATCATTTATTCCGttgtatcaaattaaaatttaaatgtgaATAAGAGTTGATCAAAGATGACGAAAATCCCCTAATAAAACAACACTCGCACGCAACCATAATCTCTTTCCATTTCACAcgaatgcaaaaaaaatactaagaCAACTTGAGTAGAAAAGGACAATTTATCATAGTAAAGCAGAATGATATATTCCATTTTGTTAGGTGATACAAGTCCATTTTAGTAGGCTAAACATGGAAGAAATAGGGTCTTTCAGATATAAAAGTACAGTACTATTGGTGAAAAACGTGCAGCtcgtttttttataaagaaatacACTAATAATGGCGTGCCCAGTGAACCATTCAACTACTCACATTGGCCATTAATTGGACAAAACCTCCCTGTACAACATATTTTCAGAAGCTTCTTACACCAGGTATATTAATGCTGGTAGTATATGTAGttaatagtcatttaaattaagaagtttggtcaaattctagtTAATCTTACAAAGTCTAATATCGAAATATTAGATTATGAcgtttcaattttatcaattgtctCATTTATAGGCACAATTTCGTCTTTTAAGGATGTTCAAAACAGCATTTTTCATTAGATtaagataagaaaaaagaaataccaagtagttattttaatgaaacacATTATACATCATCAAAAGACGACATTTTGTTTATAGATGAGGACAAAtgtgaaaaattgaaactttataatttaatattttaattctaaatttcaCAGAATTTGACCAAGCTTATGAAATCTAAGAGGATGGTTCATTTCATAACTCTTTTTAAAGTTAGAATACAATACCATTAATAAATACGTTAATATCAGTtgatatcataaaatatagtactccctccgtcccactgaagatgatccactttcctttttcgttcgtcccaaccaagatgactcattactaaatTTGGAATtccctttatctctactttatccccctctttctctcaatctactctctccacttaacacacaaaataaagttgcataaaatcccgtgccgcccaaggaaggggtcatcttccttgggacggagggagtatcaattaATAACTCAATATCATTTCGATGATCGATAAATATCAGCTAACTGATAaaggttgtcattttaaaaaaaaaaaaaaaaaacaagggaACACTCCCTTAACCCCAATATATAGTACATGTATATATGAACTCCCCAatttcttattcaattattgGCAAGTGAAATACACTAGTAGGCCAGGGTATATAATCTGTCCATTTGGATGCTAACTGAAATACTGAATCCATGAGTAATATGCATAGAAGTAGGGTAGTTGAAAAGGGATGTTAGGGTTTGTATAGGTTTTGGGAGTCATGATAATTTCTGAATGTGATGGCTGTGACAAGACAATAATTCTCATAACTGATGCACTAGAAAACAGATACAAAAAGAAGTGTGTTGCATTGAATGCCCTCATCTGTCAAATGAATGCagatattaaattatttacctGGATGGGATGTAATATCTTGTTCAAGGAATAATAAGGCTTTTGGAATTTGTCAGAAAATTAGCACTGTGGAGCACAATTGGTCATCTCcttctcttcctcctcctcctttggttgttgttgttgctcTTGTTGCTGttgatggagatggagatgatgTTGTTGAGCTTGAACCTGAGCCTGAGCCTGAGCCTGCTGGTAAGGAATGGCTTCAAACTGCATTGCGCCACCGCCTTCGTTAAATCCGGTGGCGGTCACTGGCCCTCCTCCTCGGTCGTGATCAAATCCCCCGTTGAATCGCATAATATCGTTATTCTGCTCGTAGCTAAGCAGCATTTCTTCTTGTTCCCGAgcagccgccgccgccgccagcTGCTCAACAAATTGTTGTTGCTGCTGCGGCGGCTGCGGAGGGAGCATGATTGTATTGTACGGCACCACCTGATATGGAGCGGCGGCGGCGTAGTTCCCGGCGAATCCGGGGTGGCTCAAAATGGGGAGCATCGCGGAGGGGCCAATATAAGTGGATAATTCCTTCTTGGCGTTCTCTAAATCGACCTGGACCTGGCGGAGCCGCTGCTGGAGGACCGAGATGAGCCCCACGCACCCGTAAACTGGGTCGCGGAGCCGGTACTCGGCCTCGTACGCCAGCGAGTTCACGGCGTCCTCGCGCTGCGCGGCGCTCAGCTCGTTGAGGAGCTTCGAGACGTTGCTGGCGCCGAACACCTTGTGCACGGTCGTGAACTTCTGAGGGTTGTCCGGCGGGAAGTAGGGCGCGAACACGCACTCCTGCGTGCACTTCCGCCGCAGGCACTTGCACGCCGCGCACGGCGAGTTTGACGACGACATTTTCCTTCTCTTCAACGCTTCGAAATCAGTGAATTTCATTCAtgttagtactactaaattgCACATGTATGCACCGAAAattgcaattaattaatggggAATCGAAGCCgacatttaaataaattaaaagtcaaTAAATGTAACCagttgattaaaatta is a window from the Salvia hispanica cultivar TCC Black 2014 chromosome 1, UniMelb_Shisp_WGS_1.0, whole genome shotgun sequence genome containing:
- the LOC125218012 gene encoding LOB domain-containing protein 36 translates to MSSSNSPCAACKCLRRKCTQECVFAPYFPPDNPQKFTTVHKVFGASNVSKLLNELSAAQREDAVNSLAYEAEYRLRDPVYGCVGLISVLQQRLRQVQVDLENAKKELSTYIGPSAMLPILSHPGFAGNYAAAAPYQVVPYNTIMLPPQPPQQQQQFVEQLAAAAAAREQEEMLLSYEQNNDIMRFNGGFDHDRGGGPVTATGFNEGGGAMQFEAIPYQQAQAQAQVQAQQHHLHLHQQQQEQQQQPKEEEEEKEMTNCAPQC